The sequence GGTGCCGCCCACGCGGATCGCGGAGAAGACGAAGTCGGCACCGCGCAGGGCGTCGTCCAGGTCCTCGGCGGTACGGACGCGGGGGCCGCCGCCGGGAAGTCGCTCCAGGACCGCGCGGATCACGCCGAGGCGCACCGGGTCGCTGTCGTGGAGCGTCAGCTCGTCGACCTCGCCGCCCGCCAGTGCCCCGTACACGAGCGGCACCCGGAAGCCGCCACCGCCCAGAATCGTCAGCCTCATGATCCGGAACGTACCCCACGGCGCGCTGCTCGCACCTCGCGCCCATCGGGCACACTGGCCGCAATCGCACCGACCAGGGGAGGCACGCACCGTGAGCACCGATCCGTACGGAACCGGCCCCGCCGCCCCCCGCAGCGAGCCGTCCGCGGCCCCGCCCGTCGCTCCGCGTACCGAGGACCCGCCCGGCGCCCGCGTGGACCCGTCCGCGGCCCCGCGCATCGACCCGCTCGCCGCGATCCGCGACCCCGCCGGGCCCGTCTGCGACGTCTACCTCACCGGGACCGTCTTCCTCGACATCATTTTCACCGGGCTCGACTCCGCTCCCGTGCGGGGCACCGAGTCGTGGGCGCGCGGCATGGGCTCCAGCCCCGGCGGCGTCGCGAACATGGCGACCGCGCTCGCCCGGCTCGGGCTGCGCACCTCGCTCGCGGCGGCGTTCGGCGACGACCACTACGGGGAGTACTGCTGGGACGCGCTCGCGCAGGGCGAGGGCATCGACCTGACGCCCTCGCGGCGCGTCGCGGGCTGGCACTCGCCCGTGACGGTCTCGATGGCGTACGAGGGCGAGCGGACGATGGTCTCGCACGGGCACGACGCGCCGATTCCCGCGCCCGCCCCCGAGAACGTGCCGCCCGCGCGCGCCGCCGTCGCCTCGCTCGCCCCCGGGCGGCCCGCGCCGTGGATCGCGCACGCCGCCGCGCGCGGCACCCGGGTCTTCGCCGACGTCGGCTGGGACGAGTCGGGGCGCTGGGAGCTCGCGGCGCTCGGCGACCTCGGCCACTGCGAGGCGTTCCTGCCGAACGCCGAGGAGGCGATGCGCTACACGCGCACCTCGTGCCCGCGCGCCGCCGCGCACGCGCTCGCCGAGTACGTCCCCCTCGCCGTCGTCACGCTCGGTACGGAGGGCGCGTACGCCGTCGACGGGCGCACCGGCGAGAGCGCCGAGGTCCCCGCGATCCGCGTCCCGGCGCTCGACCCGACGGGGGCCGGGGACGTCTTCGTCGCCGGTTTCCTCACCGGCAGCCTCGCGGGCTGGCCGCTCGCCGACCGCCTCGCCTTCGCGGGCCTGACCGCCGCGCTCTCCGTGCAGGAGTTCGGCGGTTCGCTCTCGGCCCCCGGCTGGGCGGAGGTCGCCACGTGGTGGCGCCACGTCCAGGCGTACGACGACCAGGACCCGGCGGCGCTGCGCCGCTACGCCTTCCTGGACGCCCTCCTGCCGGGCGCGGGCACGAGCGCGCCGTGGCCCCGGCGCCGCGCGGTGCCGACGATCGGGTTCCGGGCGGGAGGCGGGGGAGCGGGCTGAGCGGCGGGCGGTACGGGGCGGAGACGCGACGGTACGGGGCCGGGGCGGCCTACGCGCACGGTCCGCGCCCCGCGCCGCCTCCCGCCTCCTTCGTCCCGGCCCCCTCCCGCGCCCCGGTCTCAGCCCGCGTCCCGGCCCCCTCCCGCGTCCCCGTCCCGGCCCCCTCCCGCGCCCCCGTCTCGGCCCGTACGAGCCGGGGCTCCCAGTACCGCGCCCGCGCCGCCGTCAGCACGGGCAGCGCCACCCCCACGAGCAGCGCGCCGAGCGCCCACCACCCGGACACCGCCCCGCTCACCAGTCCCCAGCACCCGGCGCCCACCGCAAGGGCCGCGCAACCCCGGGCGCACCACGCCTGGTTGCGCAGCAGCACGCGGCGCCGGGCCGCGACCCGCGCGAGCCGCTCCGGGCACGCGGTCGACTCGCCCCGCCGGAGGGCCCGTTCCAGTCGCGCGTGTTCCTCGCGGGGGACCCCGGCGGCACGTGCGGCGAGCCGGTCGGCGAAGAAGGTCTGGAAGACGGCCCAGAACGGTGCGTACACCGCCCACCAGGCCGCTCGCCCCCAGCCCAGCCACACCCCCGCGAGCAGCCAGAGCAGGGCCGCGATGCCCAGGTTCAGCCCGAACGCCGCCCAGCGACGCCCCCTCGTCCGCTCCCGCCGCCCGTCGCCCACGCCCACCCCCCCGTCCGGTCCGCGCGGGTACCCCCTCCCCCTTCCGGAAAACGGTGCGCCCCGCGCGGGAAAAGCCCTGCGGTGTTGTCGGCGGGGGGTCGTAGGCTTGGCCCAAGAGGTTTTCGACCGGCGAGGACCTGACACAGGAGGTATGCGCAGGCCACAGTGCCGGCCCATGACTCAGACACCCACAGCCCACAGCCCCGAGCGTTCCACCGCTCGCATCACCGTCCCGGCGAAGCACCCCATGGTGACGGTCCTCGGCTCGGGCGATTCGCTGCTCCGCGTCATCGAAAGCGCCTTCCCCGGCACGGACATCCACGTCCGGGGCAACGAGATCAGCGCTCAGGGACCCGCCGCCGACATCGCCCTCCTCCAGCGCCTCTTCGACGAGATGCTGCTCGTGCTGCGCACCGGGCAGCCGATGACCGAGGACGCCGTCGAGCGCTCCATCGCGATGCTCCGCGCGAGCGGCGCGGGCGAGCCCGGTGGCGAGGAGCACCCCGCCGAGGTCCTGACCCAGAACATCCTCTCCTCGCGCGGGCGCACCATCCGCCCCAAGACGCTCAACCAGAAGCGCTACGTCGACGCCATCGACAAGCACACGATCGTCTTCGGCATCGGCCCCGCCGGTACCGGCAAGACGTACCTGGCGATGGCCAAGGCCGTGCAGGCCCTCCAGTCGAAGCAGGTCAGCCGCATCATCCTGACCCGCCCGGCCGTGGAGGCCGGCGAACGCCTCGGCTTCCTGCCCGGCACGCTCTACGAGAAGATCGACCCCTACCTGCGTCCGCTGTACGACGCCCTGCACGACATGCTCGACCCCGACTCCATCCCGCGCCTCATGGCAGCCGGGACGATCGAGGTCGCGCCGCTGGCGTACATGCGCGGCCGTACGCTCAACGACGCCTTCATCATTCTCGACGAGGCGCAGAACACGAACCCCGAGCAGATGAAGATGTTCCTCACCCGCCTCGGCTTCGAATCCAAGATCGTCATCACCGGCGACGTCACGCAGGTCGACCTGCCCGGCGGCACGAAGAGCGGGCTGCGGCAGGTGCAGGAGATCCTGGAGGGCGTGGACGACGTGTCGTTCTCGCGGCTCAGCTCGCAGGACGTCGTCCGGCACAAACTCGTGGGCCGGATCGTTGACGCGTACGAGAAGTACGACCATGCCCACGAGCGCGAGCAGGACCAGGGCCGCCGTCACGGCGGTCGCGCGCGGGGCGGCCATGACGGAAACGGGAAGTAGACCGGACCAGCACCATGTCGATCGACGTCAACAACGAGTCCGGCACCGAGGCCGACGAGGAAGCCATCCTCGACATCGCCCGCTACGCCCTCGGCCGTATGCGCATCCACCCGCTCTCCGAGCTGTCCGTGATCCTCGTGGACGGCCCCGCGATGGAACAGCTCCACGTGCAGTGGATGGACCTCCCGGGGCCCACCGATGTCATGTCCTTCCCGATGGACGAGTTGCGTCCCCCGGCGAAGGACGACGAGGAGCCCCCGCAGGGACTGCTCGGCGACATCGTGCTGTGTCCCGAGGTCGCCGAGCGCCAAGGCCGCGAGGCCCCCACGGAGCACTCCACGGACGAGGAGCTGCAGCTCCTCACCGTCCACGGAGTGCTCCACCTGCTCGGCTACGACCACGAGGAGCCCGACGAGAAGGCCGAGATGTTCGGCCTCCAGCAGGCCATCGTGGACGGCTGGCGCGGCGAGCGCGGGCTCACCGGGCCCTCGCCGGCCCCGACGGTGTCATGAACCGCCGAAAACCGGCCCGCACGGGGGGCTTCGCGTGAGCTACCAGCTGATCAGCGGCGCCGTCGCGCTCGTCGTCGTGGCCTGGCTCGCCGCCTGCGCCGAGGCCGGGCTCGCGCGCGTGTCCAGCTTCCGCGCCGAGGAGGCCGTACGGTCCGGGCGGCGCGGCAGCGCGCGCCTCGCCCAGGTCGCCGCCGACCCCACCCGCTACCTCAACGTGGCCCTGCTCGTCCGGGTCGCCTGCGAGATGGCGGCGGCGGCCCTCGTCACCTACGCCTGCCTGAAGGCGTTCGAGGAGACGTGGTCCGCGCTGCTCGTCGCCATCGCCGTGATGGTCCTCGTCAGCTACGTCGCGGTCGGCGTCTCGCCGCGTACGATCGGCCGTCAGCACCCGCTCAACACGGCGACCGCCGCGAGCTACGTCCTCGTACCGCTCGCCAAGGTCATGGGCCCCGTGCCCCCGCTGCTCATCCTCATCGGTAACGCGCTCACGCCCGGCAAGGGCTTCCGGCGCGGGCCCTTCGCCTCCGAGGCCGAACTGCGGGCGCTCGTGGACCTCGCCGAGAAGGAATCGCTCATCGAGGACGAGGAGCGCCGCATGGTGCACTCGGTCTTCGAACTGGGCGACACCCTCGTGCGCGAGGTCATGGTGCCCCGCACCGACCTCGTGTCCATCGAGCGGTTCAAGACGATCCGGCAGGCGCTCACGCTCGCGCTGCGCTCCGGCTTCTCGCGCATCCCCGTCACGGGCGAGAGCGAGGACGACATCGTCGGGATCGTCTACCTCAAGGACCTCGCCCGCAAGACGCACATCAGCCGCGACGCCGAGTCCGAGCTGGTCTCGACGGCGATGCGCCCGGCGACCTTCGTGCCCGACACGAAGAACGCGGGCGACCTGCTCCGCGAGATGCAGCAGGAGCGCAGCCACGTCGCCGTCGTCATCGACGAGTACGGCGGCACGGCGGGGATCGTCACGATCGAGGACATCCTGGAGGAGATCGTCGGCGAGATCACCGACGAGTACGACCGCGAACTGCCGCCCGTGGAGGACCTCGGCGGGGGCCGCCACCGCGTCACCGCCCGGCTCGGCACGGACGACCTCGGCGAGCTGTACGGCATCGAGGAGTACGACGACGAGGACGTCGAGACCGTCGGCGGGCTCCTCGCCAAGGCGCTCGGCCGCGTCCCCATCGCGGAGTCCTCGGCCGTCGTCGCGCTCCCCGACGGGCGGGAGCTGCGCCTGACGGCGGAGTCCTCGGCGGGCCGCCGCAACAAGATCGTCACGGTGCTCGTCGAGCCCGTCGGCGAGGACGCCGGGTCCCGTGCGGACGAGGCGCTGAGCAAGGAGAACGCGGGATGAGACCGGCGGCGCTGCGCGCCCTGTGCCTGTCGTTCAACGCGGCGGTCGAGGAGTTCCCGTTCAACCCGGAGACCTCGGTCTTCAAGGTCAACGGGAAGGTCTTCGCCCTCACGGACCTCGGAGCCGAGCCGCTCACGGTCTCGCTCAAGTGCGAGCCCGAGGAGGCGGTACGGCTGCGCGAGGCCCACCCCGACGTCGTCGTGCCCGGCTGGCACCTCAACAAGCGGCACTGGAACACGGTGACGGTCGGGGAGCTGCCCGCCGCGCGGGTGCGGGAGATGGTGGAGGACTCCTA comes from Streptomyces sp. Tu6071 and encodes:
- a CDS encoding MmcQ/YjbR family DNA-binding protein, whose translation is MRPAALRALCLSFNAAVEEFPFNPETSVFKVNGKVFALTDLGAEPLTVSLKCEPEEAVRLREAHPDVVVPGWHLNKRHWNTVTVGELPAARVREMVEDSYDLVVAKLPRAERLRLDRP
- a CDS encoding carbohydrate kinase family protein encodes the protein MDPSAAPRIDPLAAIRDPAGPVCDVYLTGTVFLDIIFTGLDSAPVRGTESWARGMGSSPGGVANMATALARLGLRTSLAAAFGDDHYGEYCWDALAQGEGIDLTPSRRVAGWHSPVTVSMAYEGERTMVSHGHDAPIPAPAPENVPPARAAVASLAPGRPAPWIAHAAARGTRVFADVGWDESGRWELAALGDLGHCEAFLPNAEEAMRYTRTSCPRAAAHALAEYVPLAVVTLGTEGAYAVDGRTGESAEVPAIRVPALDPTGAGDVFVAGFLTGSLAGWPLADRLAFAGLTAALSVQEFGGSLSAPGWAEVATWWRHVQAYDDQDPAALRRYAFLDALLPGAGTSAPWPRRRAVPTIGFRAGGGGAG
- a CDS encoding PhoH family protein, translating into MTQTPTAHSPERSTARITVPAKHPMVTVLGSGDSLLRVIESAFPGTDIHVRGNEISAQGPAADIALLQRLFDEMLLVLRTGQPMTEDAVERSIAMLRASGAGEPGGEEHPAEVLTQNILSSRGRTIRPKTLNQKRYVDAIDKHTIVFGIGPAGTGKTYLAMAKAVQALQSKQVSRIILTRPAVEAGERLGFLPGTLYEKIDPYLRPLYDALHDMLDPDSIPRLMAAGTIEVAPLAYMRGRTLNDAFIILDEAQNTNPEQMKMFLTRLGFESKIVITGDVTQVDLPGGTKSGLRQVQEILEGVDDVSFSRLSSQDVVRHKLVGRIVDAYEKYDHAHEREQDQGRRHGGRARGGHDGNGK
- a CDS encoding hemolysin family protein, translated to MSYQLISGAVALVVVAWLAACAEAGLARVSSFRAEEAVRSGRRGSARLAQVAADPTRYLNVALLVRVACEMAAAALVTYACLKAFEETWSALLVAIAVMVLVSYVAVGVSPRTIGRQHPLNTATAASYVLVPLAKVMGPVPPLLILIGNALTPGKGFRRGPFASEAELRALVDLAEKESLIEDEERRMVHSVFELGDTLVREVMVPRTDLVSIERFKTIRQALTLALRSGFSRIPVTGESEDDIVGIVYLKDLARKTHISRDAESELVSTAMRPATFVPDTKNAGDLLREMQQERSHVAVVIDEYGGTAGIVTIEDILEEIVGEITDEYDRELPPVEDLGGGRHRVTARLGTDDLGELYGIEEYDDEDVETVGGLLAKALGRVPIAESSAVVALPDGRELRLTAESSAGRRNKIVTVLVEPVGEDAGSRADEALSKENAG
- the ybeY gene encoding rRNA maturation RNase YbeY — its product is MSIDVNNESGTEADEEAILDIARYALGRMRIHPLSELSVILVDGPAMEQLHVQWMDLPGPTDVMSFPMDELRPPAKDDEEPPQGLLGDIVLCPEVAERQGREAPTEHSTDEELQLLTVHGVLHLLGYDHEEPDEKAEMFGLQQAIVDGWRGERGLTGPSPAPTVS